A window from Jannaschia sp. S6380 encodes these proteins:
- a CDS encoding right-handed parallel beta-helix repeat-containing protein, giving the protein MNLRILMRVLALAVLTAANAHADGVLRADPQTLATVLERAGPGDTVLLAPGDYPPLRLGRGGSPTAPLALRAADRAARPVFPALQITETGHLVLDGLSFKLRPIGAGDRRSFVIRDARDIRLGDLTFDGTRDAEGPWGLGLGVHDTIGLRLRDSTFRGFAQGVVITRSSDVTVTGNLVHGMRSDGMNFAQVSDVRIEDNVIRDFDRTTGIGDHADMIQFWTRNTDRPSTGIVIRGNLLNSGTGLFTQSIFMRNEAVDSHSAGADMFYRDVVIEENLILNAHLHGISIGATEGLTIRNNTVARNAASSGKRDDPGLWTPRIRVDDRSRDVLVLGNVAHAVPDPAFHGDWTVAGNLLIQDRVPGQADHYDRVFHAVSPLRPALAEHFVARAGGPLDGATVGAPMLRALGAALPQVAPDLPEAPTAGMRGRIRLDPEAQALVADGGAGRPLQRLEIGGPAILVGDALDPVVLPREMTAPLFDARAFEITLHLTPRDGYRSHGEVLRLHQAMRVWLTGRGAVEVELLLEGGGATRLRTRPTRILRDGSGEITISYRGPAGMLTVREGDEVIGERAATGILPPRGSWGLSFGNPFGTKESFEGSIDAFELHGVPDALAQPARTAWRPDEKSLP; this is encoded by the coding sequence ATGAACTTGCGAATCCTCATGCGCGTCCTCGCCCTGGCGGTGCTGACGGCGGCGAATGCCCACGCGGACGGCGTCCTGCGCGCCGACCCGCAGACGCTTGCGACCGTTCTGGAACGGGCGGGGCCCGGCGACACGGTCCTTCTGGCGCCGGGCGACTACCCGCCGCTGCGCTTGGGTCGGGGCGGATCGCCGACGGCGCCCCTGGCCCTGCGGGCGGCGGACCGGGCGGCGCGGCCCGTCTTTCCCGCGCTGCAGATCACCGAGACCGGGCATCTGGTCCTCGACGGCCTGTCCTTCAAGCTGCGCCCGATCGGGGCCGGCGACCGGCGCAGCTTCGTGATCCGCGACGCGAGGGACATCCGCCTTGGCGATCTGACCTTCGACGGCACGCGCGACGCCGAAGGCCCCTGGGGACTGGGCCTGGGGGTCCACGACACGATCGGGCTGCGGTTGCGGGACAGCACCTTCCGTGGCTTCGCCCAGGGTGTCGTCATCACCCGCTCCTCGGACGTGACGGTGACCGGCAATCTCGTTCACGGCATGCGGTCCGACGGGATGAACTTCGCGCAGGTCTCCGACGTCCGGATCGAGGACAACGTGATCCGCGATTTTGACCGCACCACAGGCATCGGCGATCATGCCGACATGATCCAGTTCTGGACGCGCAACACCGACCGCCCCAGCACCGGGATCGTGATCCGCGGGAACCTGCTGAACTCCGGCACCGGGCTGTTCACCCAATCCATCTTCATGCGCAACGAGGCGGTCGACAGCCATTCGGCCGGCGCCGACATGTTCTACCGCGACGTGGTGATCGAGGAGAACCTGATCCTGAACGCGCATCTGCACGGCATCAGCATCGGCGCGACCGAGGGGCTGACGATCCGCAACAACACCGTGGCGCGAAACGCGGCCTCCTCGGGCAAGCGCGACGACCCGGGCCTGTGGACACCGCGCATCCGCGTCGACGACCGGTCCCGCGATGTGCTGGTGCTGGGCAATGTGGCCCATGCGGTGCCCGATCCGGCCTTCCACGGCGACTGGACGGTGGCGGGCAACCTGCTGATCCAGGATCGCGTGCCGGGCCAGGCCGACCACTACGACCGGGTCTTTCACGCCGTTTCGCCCCTGCGTCCGGCGCTGGCGGAACATTTCGTCGCCCGTGCCGGCGGCCCACTCGACGGCGCGACCGTCGGGGCGCCGATGCTGCGTGCCCTGGGCGCGGCCCTTCCGCAGGTCGCCCCCGACCTGCCCGAGGCGCCGACCGCCGGGATGCGCGGCCGCATCCGCCTCGACCCCGAGGCGCAGGCGCTGGTGGCCGATGGCGGCGCAGGGCGCCCGTTGCAAAGGCTGGAGATCGGCGGCCCCGCGATCCTCGTGGGCGATGCGCTCGACCCGGTCGTGCTGCCGCGCGAAATGACGGCGCCGCTCTTCGACGCCCGCGCGTTCGAGATCACCCTGCACCTGACACCGCGCGACGGCTATCGTTCGCATGGCGAGGTATTGCGCCTGCACCAGGCGATGCGCGTCTGGCTGACCGGTCGCGGCGCGGTCGAGGTGGAGCTGCTGCTGGAAGGCGGCGGCGCCACGCGGCTGCGCACGCGCCCGACCCGCATCCTGCGGGACGGCAGCGGCGAGATCACGATCAGCTATCGCGGCCCGGCCGGCATGCTGACCGTGCGCGAAGGCGACGAGGTCATCGGCGAACGGGCGGCCACGGGCATCCTTCCGCCGCGCGGATCCTGGGGGCTGTCCTTCGGCAACCCCTTCGGCACCAAGGAAAGCTTCGAGGGCAGCATCGACGCCTTCGAGTTGCACGGCGTGCCGGACGCGCTCGCCCAACCCGCGCGAACCGCATGGCGCCCGGACGAGAAGTCGCTGCCATGA
- a CDS encoding oligosaccharide flippase family protein — MPRPALLILSGNAAASGLLFARNLTVAALIPVADYGIAATFALAMAAVEMATAFGLQQQIVQARDGDDPRLQDALAGFQLLRGALAGLALFLLAGPMAAFLAIPEAAWAYRLLALVPLLNAMQHLDIHRMNRSDRFGPLMATGTAPALLSLLLVWPLAAWLGDWRIMLGAILAQAVAAAILSHAMAERPWRPRVDRALWARTLRFGWPMLVNAVILFLVFQADKLAVGHILGMEALGVFAMGVTLTLTPSLIAGKSIQTALLPRLSARAGSAGFVPTAHAALTASMLAGLALAICGVAAGWLAAPLLAGTGYGALSILLGPLAILQGLRVAKTGSVVVALARGWTGNAALSNLPRVGALVLGIAALSAGAELTVLIWLGCLGEAVGFALSLHLVRRRDAGIAWPVHRVCLWCLGIAFAAGATFAPWLLVAALAVLSVLAMWREGER, encoded by the coding sequence ATGCCCCGCCCCGCGCTTCTGATCCTGTCCGGCAACGCCGCCGCCTCGGGCCTGCTGTTCGCGCGCAACCTGACCGTCGCCGCACTGATCCCGGTGGCCGATTACGGCATCGCGGCGACCTTCGCGCTGGCCATGGCGGCGGTCGAGATGGCCACCGCCTTCGGGCTGCAGCAACAGATCGTGCAGGCCCGCGACGGCGACGACCCGCGCCTGCAGGACGCCCTGGCCGGGTTTCAGCTGCTGCGCGGCGCGCTGGCCGGGCTGGCGCTGTTTCTGCTGGCGGGCCCGATGGCCGCGTTCCTGGCCATTCCGGAGGCCGCCTGGGCCTATCGTCTGCTGGCGCTGGTCCCGCTGCTGAACGCGATGCAGCATCTCGACATTCACCGCATGAACCGCAGCGACCGGTTCGGCCCGCTGATGGCGACGGGCACGGCACCGGCGCTTCTGTCGCTTTTGCTGGTCTGGCCGCTGGCGGCCTGGCTGGGCGACTGGCGGATCATGCTGGGCGCGATCCTGGCGCAGGCGGTCGCCGCCGCGATCCTGTCGCATGCAATGGCCGAACGCCCGTGGCGGCCGCGGGTCGACCGCGCGCTCTGGGCCCGGACGCTGCGCTTCGGCTGGCCGATGTTGGTCAATGCCGTGATCCTCTTTCTTGTCTTTCAGGCGGACAAGTTGGCGGTGGGGCACATTCTGGGGATGGAGGCGCTCGGCGTCTTCGCAATGGGCGTGACGCTGACGCTGACGCCCTCGCTGATCGCGGGGAAATCGATCCAGACCGCGCTGTTGCCGCGGCTCTCGGCCCGGGCCGGGTCGGCGGGTTTCGTGCCCACGGCGCATGCCGCGCTGACGGCGTCGATGCTGGCCGGACTGGCGCTGGCGATCTGCGGGGTCGCGGCGGGCTGGCTGGCCGCGCCGCTTCTGGCCGGGACGGGCTACGGCGCGCTGTCCATCCTGCTGGGGCCGCTCGCCATCCTGCAGGGGTTGCGCGTCGCCAAGACCGGAAGCGTGGTGGTGGCGTTGGCGCGCGGCTGGACGGGTAATGCCGCGCTGTCGAACCTACCTCGCGTGGGGGCTCTGGTCCTCGGGATCGCCGCGCTGAGCGCGGGCGCCGAACTGACAGTGCTTATCTGGCTGGGATGCCTCGGCGAAGCGGTGGGATTTGCGCTTTCGCTCCATCTCGTGCGGCGTCGGGACGCGGGCATCGCATGGCCAGTGCACCGGGTATGCCTGTGGTGCCTGGGGATCGCGTTCGCCGCCGGGGCGACGTTCGCGCCATGGCTGCTTGTCGCGGCGCTGGCGGTCCTGTCTGTTCTGGCGATGTGGCGCGAAGGCGAACGCTGA
- a CDS encoding Coenzyme F420 hydrogenase/dehydrogenase, beta subunit C-terminal domain, producing MKTIDTPLADAAMATSEALAIVAKGDLCAGCGGCAGMFPDAIAIRTKAPGFLRPVQVGALPVGADDAIADICPGLGQRVAPGGRRDDPLWGPWRSAWTGWSMDGGERHRGASGGALTALLTHLLRAGVVQAVVQNAPDPKAPLANRTVLTDDPAAFSATAGSRYAPSAPLEALPDILADGRRVAFVGKPCDAAALAAIRARDPAVARAVPVIVSFFCAGVPSATGAREILRQLRVEETEVARFRYRGHGWPGRATAVLHDGTERSMTYRESWGGILSKHVQHRCKICADGTGKAADLVCADAWEVDDSGYPRFDERPGESLVLARTVLGEQIARGAQAAGRLALRPYDMARLADIQPGQRERRRALSARLAALRLLRQPIPDYRGLGLRRAARQNPWRRNLRNFLGTLRRHLRR from the coding sequence GTGAAGACGATCGACACCCCTCTCGCGGATGCGGCCATGGCCACGTCCGAGGCACTCGCCATCGTGGCGAAGGGCGATCTGTGCGCCGGTTGCGGCGGCTGTGCCGGCATGTTCCCCGACGCCATCGCCATCCGGACGAAGGCGCCGGGCTTCCTCCGCCCCGTGCAGGTGGGGGCGCTGCCCGTCGGCGCCGACGACGCGATCGCCGACATCTGCCCGGGCCTGGGACAGCGCGTGGCGCCCGGGGGGCGTAGGGACGACCCGCTTTGGGGGCCGTGGCGCAGTGCCTGGACCGGCTGGTCGATGGATGGCGGGGAGCGGCATCGCGGCGCGTCGGGCGGCGCGCTCACGGCGCTTCTGACGCATCTTCTGCGCGCGGGCGTGGTGCAGGCGGTGGTCCAGAACGCGCCCGACCCGAAGGCCCCTCTGGCGAACCGCACGGTGCTGACCGACGATCCGGCGGCGTTCTCGGCCACGGCCGGGTCGCGCTATGCACCCTCGGCGCCGCTGGAGGCGCTGCCCGATATCCTGGCCGACGGGCGCCGCGTCGCCTTCGTGGGCAAGCCCTGCGACGCGGCCGCGTTGGCGGCGATCCGGGCCCGCGACCCGGCCGTGGCGCGCGCGGTCCCGGTCATCGTGTCGTTCTTCTGCGCCGGCGTCCCCTCGGCCACCGGCGCGCGCGAGATCCTGCGCCAGTTGCGGGTGGAAGAGACCGAGGTCGCGCGTTTCCGCTATCGCGGCCATGGCTGGCCGGGCCGCGCCACGGCCGTGCTGCACGACGGGACCGAACGGTCGATGACCTATCGCGAGAGCTGGGGCGGCATCCTTTCGAAGCATGTCCAGCATCGCTGCAAGATCTGCGCCGACGGGACGGGCAAAGCCGCCGATCTTGTCTGCGCCGACGCGTGGGAGGTGGACGATTCCGGCTATCCCCGCTTCGACGAGCGTCCGGGCGAGAGCCTGGTCCTGGCGCGCACCGTTCTGGGCGAACAGATCGCCCGTGGGGCCCAGGCCGCGGGCCGGCTGGCCCTGCGTCCCTATGACATGGCGCGGCTGGCCGATATCCAGCCCGGCCAGCGGGAGCGGCGGCGCGCGCTCTCTGCCCGACTGGCCGCGCTGCGCTTGCTGCGGCAACCGATCCCCGACTATCGCGGCCTGGGCTTGCGGCGGGCGGCGCGGCAGAACCCGTGGCGGCGGAACCTGCGCAACTTCCTCGGCACCCTGCGTCGCCACCTGCGGCGATGA
- a CDS encoding polysaccharide pyruvyl transferase family protein, with protein MSAPLRILLLMHSTRSHNLGVGALSVAEVAILRRVAARLDRPLAITLVDYPDARTPYVTGDDIRIVPLSGRWVKNPRGYWAELRRADAVIDIGGGDSFADIYGRRRLRLMFALKALAHLAGKPFIFAPQTVGPFNRTASRRLARMHLDRCRLVAVRDEPSRDHMYELGVRRPPVLASDVALAMPAGPAPDLPGAGPHVGLNVSGLLMGGGYTGRNEFGVSLDYPVLIDDLIRWFQGQGACVHLIPHVIVPDGPLAGEDDYRACAALAEKHPGTVLAPAFASPPEAKAHIAAMDFFLGARMHACIAAFSTGVPVVPMAYSRKFAGLFGSLGFHRTVDCTASDARTILDAVAEAWHDRDVVATEVRAAHARGLDRLGRYEAALGDTLAAL; from the coding sequence ATGAGCGCCCCGCTCCGCATCCTGCTGCTGATGCACTCGACCCGGTCGCACAACCTGGGCGTCGGTGCGCTCAGCGTGGCGGAAGTCGCCATCCTGCGTCGCGTCGCCGCGCGGCTGGACCGGCCACTTGCGATCACGCTGGTCGACTATCCCGACGCGCGCACGCCCTATGTCACCGGCGACGATATCCGGATCGTTCCGCTGTCCGGCCGCTGGGTCAAGAACCCGCGCGGCTACTGGGCGGAGCTGCGCCGGGCCGATGCCGTGATCGACATCGGCGGCGGCGACAGCTTCGCCGACATCTACGGGCGCAGGCGCCTGCGGCTGATGTTCGCGCTCAAGGCGCTGGCGCATCTGGCGGGAAAACCGTTCATCTTCGCGCCGCAGACGGTGGGGCCGTTCAACCGTACCGCGTCGCGGCGCCTGGCGCGCATGCATCTGGACCGGTGCCGGCTGGTCGCGGTCCGGGACGAGCCGTCGCGCGATCACATGTATGAATTGGGCGTGCGCCGCCCGCCTGTCCTCGCCTCCGACGTGGCGCTGGCCATGCCGGCGGGGCCCGCACCGGACCTGCCGGGGGCGGGGCCCCATGTCGGGCTGAACGTGTCGGGTCTGCTGATGGGGGGCGGATATACCGGCCGGAACGAGTTCGGCGTCTCGCTGGACTATCCCGTGCTGATCGACGATCTGATCCGCTGGTTCCAGGGGCAGGGTGCCTGCGTGCACCTGATCCCGCATGTCATCGTCCCCGACGGCCCGCTGGCGGGCGAGGACGATTACCGCGCCTGCGCGGCCCTGGCCGAGAAACACCCCGGCACCGTTCTCGCGCCGGCCTTCGCCTCGCCGCCCGAGGCCAAGGCCCATATCGCAGCGATGGATTTCTTCCTCGGTGCGCGGATGCATGCCTGCATCGCCGCGTTCTCGACCGGGGTTCCGGTCGTCCCGATGGCCTACAGCCGCAAGTTCGCGGGGTTGTTCGGCTCGCTCGGCTTCCACCGGACGGTGGACTGCACGGCCTCCGACGCGCGGACGATCCTCGATGCGGTGGCCGAGGCCTGGCATGACCGCGACGTCGTGGCGACGGAGGTCCGTGCAGCCCATGCGCGCGGGCTCGACCGGCTCGGCCGGTACGAGGCCGCGCTGGGCGACACCTTGGCCGCGCTTTGA
- a CDS encoding glycosyltransferase family A protein — translation MGERAVVIIPHRDDPVRLTRCLDALVPTLPGGVGVAVVDNGSRGDVAGLVARYPGVRLLREPLAGAANARNRGVAETEAPLLLFLDADCLPDPDWTETALRVADRGDLVTGEVYVFHETDGPATGAQAFEQVFAFDFRTYVARDGFAGTGNLVTRRAVFDDVGPFRAGMSEDKDWCQRARARGHSLIYVHELRVGHPSRADWSALARKWRRLTDEARELHRADGRPAWVWTLRALAMPASIVVHAPRVLRAPGLGAGEKARALATLARLRLARMVWMLGG, via the coding sequence ATGGGCGAACGCGCCGTCGTCATCATTCCGCATCGCGACGATCCGGTGCGGCTGACGCGCTGTCTGGATGCGCTGGTGCCGACGCTGCCGGGCGGGGTCGGCGTCGCGGTGGTCGACAACGGATCGCGGGGCGACGTCGCGGGGCTGGTGGCGCGCTATCCCGGTGTTCGCCTGCTGCGGGAACCGCTGGCCGGTGCCGCGAATGCCCGCAACCGCGGCGTGGCCGAGACCGAAGCCCCGCTGCTGCTGTTTCTGGACGCCGATTGCCTGCCCGATCCCGACTGGACGGAGACCGCCCTGCGCGTCGCTGACCGGGGCGACCTCGTCACGGGCGAGGTCTACGTCTTTCACGAGACCGACGGCCCGGCCACGGGCGCGCAGGCATTCGAGCAGGTCTTTGCCTTTGATTTCCGCACCTATGTCGCGCGCGACGGCTTTGCGGGCACCGGCAACCTGGTCACGCGACGCGCGGTGTTCGACGATGTCGGGCCGTTCCGCGCGGGCATGTCCGAGGACAAGGATTGGTGCCAGCGGGCGCGGGCCCGCGGCCACAGCCTGATCTATGTGCACGAATTGCGCGTCGGTCACCCGTCGCGCGCGGACTGGTCGGCCCTGGCGCGCAAATGGCGGCGCCTGACGGACGAGGCGCGCGAACTGCACCGGGCCGACGGGCGACCCGCATGGGTCTGGACCCTTCGCGCGTTGGCGATGCCCGCCTCGATCGTCGTGCACGCGCCGCGGGTCCTGCGGGCACCGGGTCTGGGCGCGGGCGAGAAGGCACGCGCGCTGGCGACGTTGGCGCGGCTGCGCCTGGCGCGGATGGTCTGGATGCTGGGCGGCTAG
- a CDS encoding CpsD/CapB family tyrosine-protein kinase, whose protein sequence is MDRLQTAIAEARAARDAILAGRVAAATDQEAPISRKVAPAASRTVEEAWAALPRFEPEAEHLADKRVVTRQGGARSAPFDVLRTRTLQQMKAQGWSRLAVTSPGPGCGKSTVTMNLAFSLARQTDIRTVVLDLDLRRPMLASILGLQARHEITAAIRGTAEPGAQMTRVGENLAFATTRTPVHDPAELLQGRRIGKLLERIEAQFAPDVIVFDLPPVMVSDDAIAFLPNADCALMIAAAEQSTLGQVDACEKELAQQTNVLGVVLNKCGHPGDYHHYGYGYAETA, encoded by the coding sequence ATGGACCGTCTTCAGACCGCCATCGCCGAAGCCCGCGCCGCGCGGGACGCCATCCTCGCCGGACGGGTCGCCGCCGCCACGGACCAGGAGGCCCCGATCTCGCGCAAGGTCGCCCCGGCCGCCAGCCGCACGGTCGAGGAGGCGTGGGCCGCCCTGCCCCGGTTCGAGCCCGAGGCGGAACACCTGGCCGACAAGCGCGTCGTGACGCGCCAGGGCGGGGCCCGCAGCGCCCCGTTCGATGTGCTGCGCACCCGCACCCTGCAGCAGATGAAGGCGCAGGGTTGGTCCCGCCTGGCCGTCACCTCCCCCGGGCCGGGCTGCGGCAAGAGCACGGTGACCATGAACCTTGCCTTCTCGCTGGCGCGGCAGACCGACATCCGCACCGTGGTGCTGGACCTGGACCTGCGGCGCCCGATGCTGGCGTCGATCCTGGGCCTGCAGGCCCGCCACGAGATCACCGCCGCGATCCGCGGCACGGCCGAACCGGGCGCGCAGATGACCCGGGTGGGCGAGAACCTGGCCTTCGCGACCACGCGCACGCCCGTTCACGACCCCGCCGAGCTGTTGCAGGGCCGCCGGATCGGCAAGCTGCTGGAGCGGATCGAGGCGCAGTTCGCGCCCGACGTGATCGTGTTCGACCTGCCGCCGGTCATGGTCAGCGACGACGCCATCGCCTTTCTGCCCAATGCCGATTGCGCGCTGATGATCGCCGCCGCCGAGCAGAGCACCCTGGGCCAGGTCGACGCCTGCGAGAAGGAGCTGGCCCAGCAGACCAACGTGCTGGGCGTGGTGCTGAACAAATGCGGCCACCCAGGCGACTACCACCATTACGGCTACGGCTACGCCGAGACGGCCTAG
- a CDS encoding lipopolysaccharide biosynthesis protein yields MWGELKFYASLFRRRLGWFLLAVFLCTGAGVAIAVSLPPIYVAQARLVVEAEKIPDELAASTVETQALEHLQIVEQRVLSREALLDMANRLQIYGGDRPAPDVIVDDLRGRITYRIEGGQPRPRDPIKATMLILGFEADSAVMSAAVANELVTRVLSEDVDMRTTVARQTLEFFDHEVSRLQQELAETGATLLSFQQENLDVLPDTRELRTARLAAIQAELARIERDSGDLRRERERLTRLHETIRRREGTAPVASYEARQIAALRETLDNLPAGDPGADDIAKRIAALTRRLEAQGGVNDGRTAFHRHRDEIDARLAEEDARRIALLDEMEDLRDGLARTPIKAAELASLEREEANLRALYDQALEARAIAETGDAIEALSKGQRIAVIEQASIPRVPDRPNRKIVAIAGAAGGILLGLLVVTLLELRLGFLRRPIDLQRRLGITPIATLPLLELPAVAPRVGRSIQRKITVAAAVVVILGVAGAIATGFLPTPAEIAARIERADIL; encoded by the coding sequence ATGTGGGGCGAACTGAAATTCTATGCATCGCTGTTTCGCAGGCGCTTGGGCTGGTTTTTGCTGGCGGTGTTCCTGTGCACCGGCGCGGGCGTGGCCATCGCGGTCTCGCTGCCGCCGATCTACGTGGCCCAGGCCCGGCTGGTCGTCGAGGCCGAGAAGATCCCCGACGAGCTGGCCGCCTCCACCGTCGAGACGCAGGCGCTGGAACACCTCCAGATCGTCGAGCAGCGTGTCCTGTCGCGCGAGGCGCTTCTGGACATGGCCAACCGGCTGCAGATCTATGGCGGCGACCGGCCGGCCCCCGACGTGATCGTCGACGACCTCCGCGGCCGCATCACCTACCGGATCGAGGGTGGGCAGCCGCGTCCGCGCGATCCGATCAAGGCCACCATGCTGATCCTGGGTTTCGAGGCCGACAGCGCCGTCATGTCGGCCGCCGTCGCCAACGAGCTTGTGACGCGCGTCCTGTCTGAAGACGTCGACATGCGCACCACGGTCGCCCGCCAGACGCTGGAATTCTTCGATCACGAGGTGTCGCGCCTGCAGCAGGAACTGGCCGAGACGGGCGCCACGCTGCTGTCCTTCCAGCAGGAGAACCTGGACGTCCTGCCGGACACGCGGGAGCTGCGGACGGCGCGCCTGGCCGCCATCCAGGCCGAGCTGGCCCGCATCGAACGCGACAGCGGCGATCTGCGCCGCGAGCGCGAGCGCCTGACCCGCCTGCACGAGACGATCCGCCGGCGCGAGGGCACGGCCCCCGTGGCCAGTTACGAGGCGCGCCAGATCGCCGCCCTGCGCGAGACGCTGGACAACCTGCCCGCCGGCGACCCGGGCGCGGACGACATCGCCAAGCGGATCGCCGCGCTGACCCGGCGGCTGGAGGCGCAGGGCGGGGTCAACGACGGGCGCACCGCCTTCCACCGCCACCGCGACGAGATCGACGCCCGCCTGGCCGAGGAGGACGCCCGCCGGATCGCGCTTCTGGACGAGATGGAAGACCTCCGCGACGGGCTGGCCCGGACCCCGATCAAGGCGGCCGAACTGGCCAGCCTGGAGCGTGAGGAGGCGAACCTCCGGGCACTCTACGACCAGGCGCTGGAGGCGCGCGCCATCGCCGAGACGGGCGATGCGATCGAGGCGCTGTCCAAGGGCCAGCGCATCGCCGTGATCGAGCAGGCATCGATCCCGCGCGTACCGGACCGGCCCAACCGCAAGATCGTGGCCATCGCCGGGGCGGCGGGCGGCATCCTTCTCGGCCTGCTGGTCGTGACCCTGCTCGAACTCCGCCTTGGCTTCCTGCGACGCCCGATCGATTTGCAGCGCCGGCTGGGGATCACGCCCATCGCGACGCTGCCCCTGCTGGAACTGCCGGCGGTCGCGCCCCGCGTGGGCCGCAGCATCCAGCGCAAGATCACGGTGGCGGCCGCCGTCGTGGTGATCCTGGGCGTCGCCGGCGCCATCGCCACCGGCTTCCTGCCGACACCGGCCGAAATCGCCGCGCGCATCGAACGCGCCGACATCCTCTGA
- a CDS encoding AAA family ATPase encodes MSQLQDLYRDHFGMCGRPFSGLADSGVFYWGQTQVRAHAALEYGMVSGAAFIVLTGETGSGKTSLLLSLADAAADDQRMVFVAGLRRGGGSVLPWILHALGQPVTGDEGDTVLHGRVQDILIAEYAAGRRVALILDEAHNLSAEALDELRVLSNINTAQDLLVQIVLCGQPALRDRLRAPEMSDLGQRVASWGHLDALEPAAMQAYVGTRLAAAQGPEDLFDDDALAAVHAATGGLPRAINQLCELALVYAMTGGCDRIDADAIGQVLSDGLYQVPLPAPDPAPRPGRLRLAVG; translated from the coding sequence ATGAGCCAGCTTCAGGATCTCTACAGGGACCACTTCGGAATGTGCGGTCGCCCGTTCAGCGGGCTGGCCGATTCCGGCGTTTTCTACTGGGGTCAGACGCAGGTGCGCGCGCATGCGGCGCTGGAATACGGCATGGTGTCGGGCGCGGCCTTCATCGTGCTGACCGGCGAGACCGGGTCCGGCAAGACTTCGCTTCTGCTGTCGCTGGCCGACGCCGCCGCCGATGACCAGCGGATGGTCTTCGTGGCCGGTCTTCGGCGCGGCGGCGGCTCCGTCCTGCCCTGGATCCTTCATGCGCTGGGACAGCCCGTCACGGGCGACGAGGGCGATACGGTCCTGCACGGGCGCGTCCAGGACATCCTGATCGCCGAATACGCCGCCGGCCGGCGGGTCGCCCTGATCCTAGACGAGGCGCACAACCTGTCCGCCGAGGCGCTGGACGAACTTCGCGTGCTGTCGAATATCAATACCGCGCAGGACCTGCTGGTGCAGATCGTCCTCTGCGGCCAGCCCGCCCTCCGCGACCGGTTGCGGGCCCCCGAGATGTCGGACCTGGGCCAGCGGGTCGCGTCCTGGGGCCACCTCGATGCGCTGGAGCCCGCGGCGATGCAGGCCTATGTCGGCACCCGCCTGGCCGCCGCGCAGGGGCCCGAGGATCTGTTCGACGACGACGCGCTGGCAGCCGTCCATGCCGCGACCGGCGGGCTGCCGCGGGCGATCAACCAGCTTTGCGAACTGGCCCTCGTCTACGCGATGACGGGGGGGTGCGACCGGATCGATGCCGACGCCATCGGTCAGGTTCTCTCCGACGGGCTCTATCAGGTGCCGCTGCCCGCGCCGGATCCCGCACCCCGGCCGGGCCGTCTCCGCCTCGCGGTGGGCTGA
- a CDS encoding sugar transferase, which yields MTMQFDPEAITIGATAVSPVAVADGGRGVSYRTHVKRAMDVVLVLAAAPFVLPLVLLLALLVSLDGGRPFYEQERLGLGGRRFRMWKLRSMVTDADAALAAHLAADPDARAEWDRDQKLRDDPRVTRLGRLIRRTSLDELPQLWNVLTGDMSLVGPRPMLPEQRALYPGHAYFRLRPGLTGAWQVSDRNRTTFAARAEFDRAYDIALSLTADLAIIAATVGVVLRATGR from the coding sequence ATGACCATGCAGTTCGACCCCGAGGCGATCACGATCGGCGCGACGGCGGTGTCCCCCGTCGCGGTGGCGGATGGCGGGCGGGGCGTGTCCTACCGGACGCATGTGAAGCGCGCGATGGACGTGGTGCTGGTGCTGGCCGCCGCACCCTTCGTCCTGCCGCTGGTGCTGCTCCTCGCGCTTCTGGTGTCGCTGGATGGCGGACGGCCCTTCTACGAGCAGGAGCGTCTGGGCCTGGGCGGTCGCCGCTTCCGCATGTGGAAGCTGCGCTCGATGGTGACGGATGCGGACGCGGCGCTCGCGGCGCATCTCGCCGCCGACCCGGATGCGCGGGCCGAATGGGACCGCGACCAGAAGCTGCGCGACGACCCGCGTGTCACCCGCCTCGGCCGGCTGATCCGTCGCACCTCGCTCGACGAACTGCCGCAGCTCTGGAACGTGCTGACCGGCGACATGAGCCTTGTCGGTCCGCGCCCCATGCTGCCCGAGCAACGCGCCCTCTATCCCGGTCACGCCTATTTTCGCCTGCGCCCCGGCCTGACCGGCGCCTGGCAGGTATCCGACCGCAACCGCACGACCTTCGCAGCCCGCGCCGAATTCGATCGTGCCTACGATATCGCGCTGTCGCTGACCGCCGACCTGGCGATCATCGCGGCGACGGTGGGTGTTGTCCTGCGCGCCACAGGTCGCTGA